The proteins below are encoded in one region of Coffea arabica cultivar ET-39 chromosome 4c, Coffea Arabica ET-39 HiFi, whole genome shotgun sequence:
- the LOC113738406 gene encoding uncharacterized protein isoform X1 — protein sequence MEEISEIEEREIQVRSLTGESISLSVKPNQTIQELKQLLKQSFPPASSSPNFHLFLKAKKLSLQSQIGSFSIASGEFFVLVPFARKDRQEAQKLDESEGSSTVQTESLVSKLAESAYSDLMQDLSSLQNGSNHKNHPNAEVEPEGMNEETWNTSDANSLPVKRKRRSINDESLGHSRDIVLDLFQSSRTNMLDEEKCKMFIQILDSVNCLSDPVTAKCIAKRGNAKDHEMDPRTNGASLCMCPSWLKKIMKAFALLNTYSAFLQLWHIGITLTGLTKALDHLKKFGSQIGLADIEHLSLLFPKVIKIVDKEIEGAKARNSLLILNGSGDQHEIELPTGNKSAIKRAPIFKILNAMKKREDSFTDHLSRAVKSLLLKKENDKIKFFSLEELLISARECDTTAIGKEEKRAGRSSSRSLSSPSFEPRCRGMNPLLPVEMVDHLKHGLGSHGQIVHIEEIQARHANYVEIPSLLSESTTFALRRIGITRLYSHQAESIQASLGGEHVVVATMTSSGKSLCYNVPVLEVLSHNLLACALYVFPTKALAQDQLRTLFAMTEGFHESLNIGIYDGDTSQQDRMWLRDNARMLITNPDMLHVSILPSHGQFRRILSNLRFVVVDEAHYYKGAFGCHTALILRRLRRICTHVYGSDPSFVFSTATSANPKEHAMELANLPAAKLVQNDGSPSSLKLFLLWNPPLCMRTVGKKMTTNTKANLLSSEDVAARRSSPIFELSLLFAEMVQHGLRCIAFCKSRKLCELVLYYTREILQEAASPLVDCICAYRGGYVAEQDRRRIESDFFSGRICGIAATNALELGIDVGHIDVTLHLGFPGSMASLWQQAGRSGRREKPSVAVYVAFDGPLDQYFMKFPQKLFRSPIECCHIDAKNQQVLEQHLVCAAVEHPLSLTYDENYFGPGLESAVMRLKNQGLLTSDPSRDPSARIWNYIGHAKAPSISVSIRAIETERYKVIDKQKNEVLEEIEESRAFFQVYEGAVYMNQGKSYLVKHLDLSSKIAWCQQADLEYYTKIRDYTDIHVIGGQIAYLARIISRPFPRTTAQATACEVTTTWFGFRRIWRRSKRVFDTVDLSLPDYSYHSQAVWIRVPESVKLAVESLNYSFRGGLHAASHAVLNVVPLYIICNSSDLASECVNPHDARYTPERILLYDPRPGGTGISVQVQPLFTELLAAALELLTSCSCFGDAGCPSCVQNLACSEYNEVLHKDAAIMIIKAVLDLEKSYFPEVPE from the exons ATGGAAGAGATTAGCGAAATTGAGGAAAGAGAAATCCAAGTTAGGAGCTTGACAGGTGAATCGATCAGTCTATCCGTGAAACCAAACCAGACCATTCAAGAACTCAAGCAACTTCTCAAGCAAAGTTTCCCTCCTGCTTCTAGTTCTCCCAATTTCCATCTGTTCCTCAAG GCTAAAAAATTGAGCTTGCAGAGTCAGATTGGTAGTTTTTCAATTGCTTCTGGGGAATTCTTTGTTCTGGTTCCATTTGCTAGAAAGGATAGGCAGGAAGCCCAGAAACTTGATGAATCTGAGGGGTCCTCAACAGTCCAAACTGAGAGCTTGGTATCAAAGTTAGCTGAGTCAGCATATTCTGACTTAATGCAAGACCTATCTTCTTTGCAGAATGGAtccaatcacaaaaatcatccaaatgcTGAGGTGGAACCAGAAGGTATGAATGAAGAAACTTGGAACACATCTGATGCCAATTCACTACCAGTCAAACGCAAGAGGAGGTCCATTAATGACGAGAGCCTGGGACATTCACGTGACATTGTACTGGATTTATTTCAATCATCCCGTACTAACATGcttgatgaagaaaaatgcaaaatgtTTATACAGATTTTGGATTCTGTAAATTGCTTAAGTGATCCAGTCACAGCAAAATGCATAGCAAAGAGAGGAAATGCCAAGGATCACGAAATGGATCCCCGTACAAATGGGGCTTCTTTGTGTATGTGTCCATCATGGTTGAAGAAAATTATGAAAGCTTTTGCTCTCTTGAACACCTATTCAGCTTTTCTTCAACTGTGGCATATAGGAATTACCTTAACTGGTCTGACTAAAGCACTGGACCACCTTAAGAAATTTGGAAGTCAGATTGGTCTCGCAGACATTGAACATCTTTCTTTGCTTTTCCCCAAG GTTATAAAAATTGTTGACAAAGAAATAGAGGGTGCAAAAGCACGGAATTCTCTGTTAATCCTGAATGGTTCAGGAGATCAACATGAAATTGAACTGCCTACTGGTAATA AATCAGCTATAAAGCGTGCGCCAATATTCAAGATCCttaatgcaatgaagaaaaggGAAGATTCTTTCACAGATCATCTGTCGAGGGCTGTCAAGTCATTATTG ctgaagaaagaaaatgataagATTAAGTTCTTTTCCTTGGAAGAGCTTCTTATTTCTGCGAGGGAATGTGACACTACAGCaattggaaaggaagaaaaaagagcaGGTCGAAGCAGCTCCAGAAGTTTAAGTTCTCCGTCATTTGAACCACGGTGCCGT GGGATGAATCCACTGCTTCCTGTGGAAATGGTGGACCATTTGAAACATGGCCTTGGCTCTCATGGGCAG ATTGTTCACATCGAAGAAATCCAAGCTCGGCATGCAAATTATGTGGAAATTCCCAGTCTACTTTCGGAAAGCACAACTTTTGCACTCAGACGGATTGGAATTACTAGATTGTACAGCCATCAG GCTGAGTCAATTCAGGCTTCTCTTGGTGGGGAGCATGTAGTTGTTGCAACCATGACATCCAGTGGAAAATCTCTTTGCTACAATGTACCAGTTCTGGAAGTATTGTCGCACAATTTGTTGGCGTGTGCATTATATGTATTTCCCACCAAG GCTTTAGCTCAAGATCAGCTAAGAACACTGTTCGCTATGACAGAAGGGTTTCATGAGAGCTTAAATATTGGAATATATGATGGAGATACTTCTCAGCAGGATAGAATGTGGCTTCGCGATAATGCTAGAATG CTGATTACAAATCCAGATATGTTACATGTATCAATATTGCCATCCCATGGACAATTCAGGCGGATATTGTCAAATCTTAG gtttgttgttgttgatgaagCTCATTATTATAAGGGTGCGTTTGGATGTCATACTGCCCTTATATTAAGACGACTTCGCCGAATCTGTACTCATG TCTATGGCAGTGAcccttcctttgttttttctaCTGCAACTTCTGCAAACCCCAAGGAGCATGCTATG GAACTTGCAAATCTACCAGCAGCAAAGTTGGTTCAGAATGATGGTAGTCCTTCCAGTCTGAAGCTTTTTCTGCTCTGGAATCCACCTTTGTGCATGAGAACT GTTGGGAAAAAAATGACCACCAACACGAAGGCAAACTTATTGAGTAGTGAGGATGTGGCTGCCAGACGGTCAAG CCCAATTTTCGAGCTTTCTCTACTCTTTGCAGAAATGGTGCAGCATGGGCTTCGCTGTATTGCATTCTGTAAATCACGCAAACTTTGTGAACTTGTTCTATATTACAC GCGTGAGATTCTTCAGGAAGCAGCATCCCCCTTAGTTGACTGTATTTGTGCTTATCGAGGTGGCTATGTAGCTGAG CAGGATAGGAGACGAATTGAGAGTGACTTTTTCAGTGGTCGTATTTGTGGTATTGCTGCCACAAATGCTCTTGAGTTGGGCATTGATGTTGGACATATTGATGTAACCCTGCACCTAGGCTTTCCTGGTAGTATGGCTAG TCTCTGGCAACAAGCTGGAAGGTCAGGGAGGAGGGAAAAGCCATCAGTTGCTGTCTATGTTGCATTTGATGGGCCTCTCGATCAGTACTTCATGAAATTTCCACAAAAACTTTTCAGAAGTCCAATTGAGTGCTGTCACATTGATGCTAAAAACCAGCAG GTACTTGAGCAGCACTTAGTGTGTGCTGCTGTAGAGCATCCACTGAGTTTGACATacgatgaaaattattttggccCTGGCTTGGAGAGTGCTGTAATGAGGCTTAAAAACCAAGGGTTGCTAACCAGTGATCCATCTCGAGATCCTTCTGCTAGAATATGGAACTACATTGGACATGCG AAAGCACCTTCAATTTCTGTTAGCATCCGAGCAATAGAAACTGAGAGATACAAAGTCATTGACAAGCAAAAAAATGAAGTTCTTGAGGAAATTGAAGAAAGCAGGGCATTTTTCCAG GTGTATGAAGGTGCTGTTTATATGAATCAGGGCAAGAGCTATCTAGTAAAACATTTGGATTTGTCAAGTAAAATTGCTTGGTGCCAACAAGCAGACTTGGAGTATTACACAAAAATTCGTGATTACACAGACATTCATGTCATTGGTGGTCAAATT GCTTACCTTGCAAGAATTATTTCTAGGCCATTTCCGAGAACAACTGCTCAAGCTACTGCATGCGAAGTGACAACAACTTGGTTTGGTTTCCGTCGTATATGGAGAAGAAGCAAGCGGGTTTTTGATACTGTTGATCTATCACTTCCTGATTACTCATATCATTCACAG GCTGTTTGGATTCGAGTTCCAGAATCCGTAAAGTTAGCTGTGGAGAGTTTAAATTATTCATTTCGTGGAGGTTTACATGCTGCTAGTCATGCTGTTCTCAATGTGGTTCCATT GTACATAATATGCAATTCTTCTGACTTGGCTTCGGAGTGTGTTAACCCTCATGATGCTCGCTATACTCCTGAAAGAATTCTACTTTATGATCCACGTCCTGGAGGGACGGGCATTTCAGTACAG GTTCAACCTCTCTTTACTGAGCTGTTAGCTGCAGCATTAGAACTTCTTACATCGTGCTCGTGCTTTGGTGATGCTGGATGCCCTAGTTGTGTGCAA AATCTTGCTTGTAGCGAGTATAACGAGGTCCTACACAAGGATGCTGCCATCATGATCATCAAG GCTGTTCTGGATTTGGAAAAGTCCTACTTTCCTGAAGTTCCAGAATGA
- the LOC113738406 gene encoding uncharacterized protein isoform X2, translating into MEEISEIEEREIQVRSLTGESISLSVKPNQTIQELKQLLKQSFPPASSSPNFHLFLKAKKLSLQSQIGSFSIASGEFFVLVPFARKDRQEAQKLDESEGSSTVQTESLVSKLAESAYSDLMQDLSSLQNGSNHKNHPNAEVEPEGMNEETWNTSDANSLPVKRKRRSINDESLGHSRDIVLDLFQSSRTNMLDEEKCKMFIQILDSVNCLSDPVTAKCIAKRGNAKDHEMDPRTNGASLCMCPSWLKKIMKAFALLNTYSAFLQLWHIGITLTGLTKALDHLKKFGSQIGLADIEHLSLLFPKVIKIVDKEIEGAKARNSLLILNGSGDQHEIELPTGNKSAIKRAPIFKILNAMKKREDSFTDHLSRAVKSLLLKKENDKIKFFSLEELLISARECDTTAIGKEEKRAGRSSSRSLSSPSFEPRCRGMNPLLPVEMVDHLKHGLGSHGQIVHIEEIQARHANYVEIPSLLSESTTFALRRIGITRLYSHQAESIQASLGGEHVVVATMTSSGKSLCYNVPVLEVLSHNLLACALYVFPTKALAQDQLRTLFAMTEGFHESLNIGIYDGDTSQQDRMWLRDNARMLITNPDMLHVSILPSHGQFRRILSNLRFVVVDEAHYYKGAFGCHTALILRRLRRICTHVYGSDPSFVFSTATSANPKEHAMELANLPAAKLVQNDGSPSSLKLFLLWNPPLCMRTVGKKMTTNTKANLLSSEDVAARRSSPIFELSLLFAEMVQHGLRCIAFCKSRKLCELVLYYTREILQEAASPLVDCICAYRGGYVAEDRRRIESDFFSGRICGIAATNALELGIDVGHIDVTLHLGFPGSMASLWQQAGRSGRREKPSVAVYVAFDGPLDQYFMKFPQKLFRSPIECCHIDAKNQQVLEQHLVCAAVEHPLSLTYDENYFGPGLESAVMRLKNQGLLTSDPSRDPSARIWNYIGHAKAPSISVSIRAIETERYKVIDKQKNEVLEEIEESRAFFQVYEGAVYMNQGKSYLVKHLDLSSKIAWCQQADLEYYTKIRDYTDIHVIGGQIAYLARIISRPFPRTTAQATACEVTTTWFGFRRIWRRSKRVFDTVDLSLPDYSYHSQAVWIRVPESVKLAVESLNYSFRGGLHAASHAVLNVVPLYIICNSSDLASECVNPHDARYTPERILLYDPRPGGTGISVQVQPLFTELLAAALELLTSCSCFGDAGCPSCVQNLACSEYNEVLHKDAAIMIIKAVLDLEKSYFPEVPE; encoded by the exons ATGGAAGAGATTAGCGAAATTGAGGAAAGAGAAATCCAAGTTAGGAGCTTGACAGGTGAATCGATCAGTCTATCCGTGAAACCAAACCAGACCATTCAAGAACTCAAGCAACTTCTCAAGCAAAGTTTCCCTCCTGCTTCTAGTTCTCCCAATTTCCATCTGTTCCTCAAG GCTAAAAAATTGAGCTTGCAGAGTCAGATTGGTAGTTTTTCAATTGCTTCTGGGGAATTCTTTGTTCTGGTTCCATTTGCTAGAAAGGATAGGCAGGAAGCCCAGAAACTTGATGAATCTGAGGGGTCCTCAACAGTCCAAACTGAGAGCTTGGTATCAAAGTTAGCTGAGTCAGCATATTCTGACTTAATGCAAGACCTATCTTCTTTGCAGAATGGAtccaatcacaaaaatcatccaaatgcTGAGGTGGAACCAGAAGGTATGAATGAAGAAACTTGGAACACATCTGATGCCAATTCACTACCAGTCAAACGCAAGAGGAGGTCCATTAATGACGAGAGCCTGGGACATTCACGTGACATTGTACTGGATTTATTTCAATCATCCCGTACTAACATGcttgatgaagaaaaatgcaaaatgtTTATACAGATTTTGGATTCTGTAAATTGCTTAAGTGATCCAGTCACAGCAAAATGCATAGCAAAGAGAGGAAATGCCAAGGATCACGAAATGGATCCCCGTACAAATGGGGCTTCTTTGTGTATGTGTCCATCATGGTTGAAGAAAATTATGAAAGCTTTTGCTCTCTTGAACACCTATTCAGCTTTTCTTCAACTGTGGCATATAGGAATTACCTTAACTGGTCTGACTAAAGCACTGGACCACCTTAAGAAATTTGGAAGTCAGATTGGTCTCGCAGACATTGAACATCTTTCTTTGCTTTTCCCCAAG GTTATAAAAATTGTTGACAAAGAAATAGAGGGTGCAAAAGCACGGAATTCTCTGTTAATCCTGAATGGTTCAGGAGATCAACATGAAATTGAACTGCCTACTGGTAATA AATCAGCTATAAAGCGTGCGCCAATATTCAAGATCCttaatgcaatgaagaaaaggGAAGATTCTTTCACAGATCATCTGTCGAGGGCTGTCAAGTCATTATTG ctgaagaaagaaaatgataagATTAAGTTCTTTTCCTTGGAAGAGCTTCTTATTTCTGCGAGGGAATGTGACACTACAGCaattggaaaggaagaaaaaagagcaGGTCGAAGCAGCTCCAGAAGTTTAAGTTCTCCGTCATTTGAACCACGGTGCCGT GGGATGAATCCACTGCTTCCTGTGGAAATGGTGGACCATTTGAAACATGGCCTTGGCTCTCATGGGCAG ATTGTTCACATCGAAGAAATCCAAGCTCGGCATGCAAATTATGTGGAAATTCCCAGTCTACTTTCGGAAAGCACAACTTTTGCACTCAGACGGATTGGAATTACTAGATTGTACAGCCATCAG GCTGAGTCAATTCAGGCTTCTCTTGGTGGGGAGCATGTAGTTGTTGCAACCATGACATCCAGTGGAAAATCTCTTTGCTACAATGTACCAGTTCTGGAAGTATTGTCGCACAATTTGTTGGCGTGTGCATTATATGTATTTCCCACCAAG GCTTTAGCTCAAGATCAGCTAAGAACACTGTTCGCTATGACAGAAGGGTTTCATGAGAGCTTAAATATTGGAATATATGATGGAGATACTTCTCAGCAGGATAGAATGTGGCTTCGCGATAATGCTAGAATG CTGATTACAAATCCAGATATGTTACATGTATCAATATTGCCATCCCATGGACAATTCAGGCGGATATTGTCAAATCTTAG gtttgttgttgttgatgaagCTCATTATTATAAGGGTGCGTTTGGATGTCATACTGCCCTTATATTAAGACGACTTCGCCGAATCTGTACTCATG TCTATGGCAGTGAcccttcctttgttttttctaCTGCAACTTCTGCAAACCCCAAGGAGCATGCTATG GAACTTGCAAATCTACCAGCAGCAAAGTTGGTTCAGAATGATGGTAGTCCTTCCAGTCTGAAGCTTTTTCTGCTCTGGAATCCACCTTTGTGCATGAGAACT GTTGGGAAAAAAATGACCACCAACACGAAGGCAAACTTATTGAGTAGTGAGGATGTGGCTGCCAGACGGTCAAG CCCAATTTTCGAGCTTTCTCTACTCTTTGCAGAAATGGTGCAGCATGGGCTTCGCTGTATTGCATTCTGTAAATCACGCAAACTTTGTGAACTTGTTCTATATTACAC GCGTGAGATTCTTCAGGAAGCAGCATCCCCCTTAGTTGACTGTATTTGTGCTTATCGAGGTGGCTATGTAGCTGAG GATAGGAGACGAATTGAGAGTGACTTTTTCAGTGGTCGTATTTGTGGTATTGCTGCCACAAATGCTCTTGAGTTGGGCATTGATGTTGGACATATTGATGTAACCCTGCACCTAGGCTTTCCTGGTAGTATGGCTAG TCTCTGGCAACAAGCTGGAAGGTCAGGGAGGAGGGAAAAGCCATCAGTTGCTGTCTATGTTGCATTTGATGGGCCTCTCGATCAGTACTTCATGAAATTTCCACAAAAACTTTTCAGAAGTCCAATTGAGTGCTGTCACATTGATGCTAAAAACCAGCAG GTACTTGAGCAGCACTTAGTGTGTGCTGCTGTAGAGCATCCACTGAGTTTGACATacgatgaaaattattttggccCTGGCTTGGAGAGTGCTGTAATGAGGCTTAAAAACCAAGGGTTGCTAACCAGTGATCCATCTCGAGATCCTTCTGCTAGAATATGGAACTACATTGGACATGCG AAAGCACCTTCAATTTCTGTTAGCATCCGAGCAATAGAAACTGAGAGATACAAAGTCATTGACAAGCAAAAAAATGAAGTTCTTGAGGAAATTGAAGAAAGCAGGGCATTTTTCCAG GTGTATGAAGGTGCTGTTTATATGAATCAGGGCAAGAGCTATCTAGTAAAACATTTGGATTTGTCAAGTAAAATTGCTTGGTGCCAACAAGCAGACTTGGAGTATTACACAAAAATTCGTGATTACACAGACATTCATGTCATTGGTGGTCAAATT GCTTACCTTGCAAGAATTATTTCTAGGCCATTTCCGAGAACAACTGCTCAAGCTACTGCATGCGAAGTGACAACAACTTGGTTTGGTTTCCGTCGTATATGGAGAAGAAGCAAGCGGGTTTTTGATACTGTTGATCTATCACTTCCTGATTACTCATATCATTCACAG GCTGTTTGGATTCGAGTTCCAGAATCCGTAAAGTTAGCTGTGGAGAGTTTAAATTATTCATTTCGTGGAGGTTTACATGCTGCTAGTCATGCTGTTCTCAATGTGGTTCCATT GTACATAATATGCAATTCTTCTGACTTGGCTTCGGAGTGTGTTAACCCTCATGATGCTCGCTATACTCCTGAAAGAATTCTACTTTATGATCCACGTCCTGGAGGGACGGGCATTTCAGTACAG GTTCAACCTCTCTTTACTGAGCTGTTAGCTGCAGCATTAGAACTTCTTACATCGTGCTCGTGCTTTGGTGATGCTGGATGCCCTAGTTGTGTGCAA AATCTTGCTTGTAGCGAGTATAACGAGGTCCTACACAAGGATGCTGCCATCATGATCATCAAG GCTGTTCTGGATTTGGAAAAGTCCTACTTTCCTGAAGTTCCAGAATGA